The Eriocheir sinensis breed Jianghai 21 chromosome 24, ASM2467909v1, whole genome shotgun sequence genome contains a region encoding:
- the LOC127003097 gene encoding uncharacterized protein LOC127003097 produces the protein MMERMVATRLSWWVEEKRLLREEQCGFRPHRSTLDILAQIEHHICDTYRQRQVMSALFVDLEGVFDTAPHEGINYKLAGMGVTGTTLTWVKDYLSSRSFQQGSDTGSLNNIFRRLQQHLRAG, from the exons ATGATGGAGCGCATGGTAGCTACCCGACTATCCTGGTGGGTGGAAGAGAAGCGTTTGCTGAGGGAGGAGCAGTGCGGCTTCCGTCCCCACCGAAGCACCCTTGACATCCTGGCACAGATAGAACACCACATCTGTGACACCTACCGCCAGCGCCAGGTCATGTCAGCCCTCTTTGTAGATCTAGAGGGGGTCTTTGACACTGCACCACACGAAGGAATCAATTACAAGCTGGCTGGTATGGGGGTCACCGGCACCACCCTCACCTGGGTCAAAGACTACCTCTCCAGCCGCTCATTTCAG cagggcAGCGACACAGGCAGTCTCAACAACATCTTCAGGAGGCTGCAGCAGCACTTGAGGGCTGGATGA